TTCTGGAGTTTGCAACAGCGCCGCGAGCAACCATCGGCGAAGCTTCGTAATGGAACGACCGTCTCGTTTTACTAACGCTTCGCGATACAAGTGGCATCACACAGGTGAGAATCATCTTAATGCAGAATTGTTTTTGGACGCCATTTTATAAATTTACTCGCGACAAAGGCGCACAGCGATTTGGTTGCAGCGCGACTCAGTAAAAACTTTTTGTAATCTGCTCTTGACATTTTTTTTTGAAGATTGAAAAGATTTTTTTAAATTGGTGTTGCATTTTTCTTTGCAATGCCTACAACTAGGGAAGATGTGATGGAAGGTGCGAAGAATTTAGGATGGTGTGGTGGTGGCAAATCGAGATGAATTGCACGCCACTTCGACGCACGCTATTCATCATGGTTGGTTGTGTCGTTGATGAGTCGCTTGCCGATTAGCCGTCGAGGACGGCGGGCAAATGTTCTCCCAACGATTTATTTACGGAGGACGTACTGTGGCCAAGAAGAAGAAGGCTGCCAAGAAGTCAGCCAAGAAGAAGGCGAAGAAGAAGAAGAGGTAGTTTCGCCTCGCAGTGTCGCCCGCACGTTAGTTGCCGGCGCATGCTGCTCTTCTTTCCAGACCCGACGAGAAAGAGCCGCGGGGATCGGCACGCCGATCTTCGCGGCTCTAGCGTTTTATATACCAACCATTTTGGTGGTATGAGCTACTGGGCTGTAATCAGCCAAATCTTTACTGTTCCGGCAGTTATGTCGATTTCATCCCTGGGTAGAAACGCATGCCTTCAAAGGACGCTCAACTTATTTCACAATACCGACAGCGATGGCAACGGCGGCGCCATCTGATGCTGTTCTGCCCAGTTCTTCACCAGCCGATAGTAAATCGTCGTCAGATGCAACGCGCTAGCCGGGTCCTCAAAGTTCGCAATCGTCCGCCCTTCGTCACCGTTCACTCGAATCGGAATGTTGATTGGTACTTCTCCCAGAAATGGAATCCGCAATTCTTCGGCTCGCCGTTTAGCACCGCCATGACCAAAAATATCGTACCGCTTGCCGCAGTCAGGGCAAATGAAGTAGCTCATATTCTCCACCATGCCCAGCACCGGAATGTTGACCTTGCGAAACATGGCAATCGCTTTCACGGCGTCCAATAACGCGACATCCTGCGGCGTGCATACGACCACCGCGCCAGAAAGCGGTAACAGTTGCGAAAGCGTCAAAGCGATATCGCCGGTGCCCGGCGGCATGTCAATGATTAAGTAATCAAGCTCGCCCCAGGCTGTGTCTCGCAGCAACTGCGTAATGGCTCCATGCAACATCGGGCCGCGCCATACCACTGCCTCGCCGGCCGGCACGAAGAAACCCATCGAAATGACTTTCATCCCCGCAACTTCAAAGGCCTTGATTTTATTTTCGCCGGCGCGTTCCGGCTGACCTTGCAAACCCAATATATGCGGAATGCTGGGACCATACACGTCGGCATCGAGCAGTCCGACTTGGCAGCCGCTGCGGGCTAATCCCAAGGCCAAGCTGGCGGCAATCGTACTCTTTCCGACGCCTCCCTTGCCCGAACCAACGGCAATAACACTTTTCGCTGCCAGGCCGATGCTCCCCAATTTTTGCGGAGGGCGTACATGAACCGCCAGCTTCACGCTCACGGCCTTCAATTGTGGAAAACGGCTGCGCAGCAACTCTTCCAGAGCGGCTTTCGTTTCCTGCCATAGCGGCGCGGAATGCGTTGTGAGGCCCAGTGTCAGCGATAGCGTTTCTCCGTTGAGTTGTACCTCGCGCACCTGCTCCATTTGAACAACGCTGCGGCCCGTCTCGGGATCTTTAAATTCATTGAGAACCGCCATCACGGCGGTTTGGTCGATGGGGCCAACGGACATGCGAAAACCTCAATTTAAATGGTTGCATGTATTGGAACTCATGCATCCTAATGCTGGCAACCCCTGCCAATTTCAAGATTTTTTAGCAATTCTGTAAACTGCACAGCACAATCAGTCGCCCCAGGGCAGGCTGCCAAGAATTTGATCTTCCAGCGAGGGTGCCTCATTACCGTGCAAAGCTTCGCCGATTGCAGAAGCAGCTCGGCGTCGGACAAGATCAACCACTTCGCCGATTCGACGTGTGGAAGAAACAAAGTGAACCGCGCCCGCTTCCCGGACAACTTCCTCCCACGCCGCCAGGCTTCGTGTTGAAAACACCATCGGCACGGTTTGCGGAAACTCATCACCTAAACGCCTCAAGGCCGCTTGAATTTCGTCTGCCCGTTCCAGCGTTAGCTCCAGGGCCACAATGGCTGCCGTTGCGCCCTGCAACCGCTCCCACACTTCGTCCAGGCGACGCGTTTCAATCAGTGAAATGCTTGGCGGCAACAAGGGGCCAAGAATCGCGGCCCAATCGCCCGTCGTTTCGCAAATGATGAATGGCATTCGGTTCATGGCGACGCATCCTCCTCGCCGACATCCAATCCCAACTGCTCCATCCGACGGTACAAGCGCGGCCGGGTCATCCCCAGCAATCGGGCAGCCTGGCTTTTGTTTCCCTTTGCCTGTCGCAGGGCCCGATCGATCAATTCGCTTTCTACTCGGGCCATAAATTTTTCCAAGTCGATCGATTCCGGCGACTGACGCGAGAAACGCACCGCTTCAGCCGCTAATCGCAATTGCTTGGGCAAGTCGCCGGGTGTTATTTCAAAACCTTCCGCTTGGGCAAAGGCCTGGCGGGTGATCGTGGCCAATTCGTCTGCCTGGCGGGGCCAATCGTATAACACCAGACGATCCATCGCTTCCAGCTTGAAGCCGCGCAGTTGCTTGCCCCCTTGAGCATTCAAATCTTCCAAAAACATTTGCGCCAACAGCGGAATATCTTCGCGCCGATCAGCCAGCGGCGGCAATTGGATAACCAGCGTGCTTAGCCGCTGGGCCAAATCAGCACGTAAGTTTCCCCGCTCTGAAACTGATTCCAACAACTCCCGTGATGTCGAAATAACCCGTAAATTCGGCGGAACTTCAGCGAACCAGCGATTAAACTCCGGCTGAATTTCGGGCGCTAATTGATCAACATCGGCCAACAATAACGTTGAAACCGGGCCGCTCAATGCCCGTCGGCAGCGGTTGCTTAAAGCAGCGACGGTTGACCAGAGCAACTCCGGCGGCAACACGGAACAAGAAACTGGAACAAACGCCCCCAACGGATTTTCGGCCTTTGAATCCGTAACACTCTCGTCCTGGCCAGTGCCCTGGTCGCATAAATTCGGATGCTGCTGAGCTGTGGCGGCATGGATAGCCCGTGCTACGTGCTGTCGACCAATGCCAGGCGAGCCAACGATCAACACGGTTCCCTTTCCACTGCTGGCCAATTTAATTTGTTCGCGCACCCGAACCATAGCCGGACTTTGACCAACCAACCGTTCCGCATGATGCCAACGGGCTGTTTCACTGCGAAACCGTCGGATCGAATCGTGCAACCGGCGCGATTCGTGCCCGTCTCTCTGTTGCACTTCGTCCGAAGATTGGTCGTCGGTCGACAAAGCTCCGTCGCGAACAATCACCAGTACGCCAACCCATCGCTCACCTTCTCCGGCCAGGGGGATAAAATCTGCCCGCCGCTGTTCAAGGCGTCCTGCGACGGTTTGCCGGCAAATTGTGCCGGTGCTCTTTTGCCCATGAAATGCCTCCGGCGGTGGACACAAGGAATCGACAAGCGCCGCGGGTGGATTCGCATCGCCCGATTGGTATCGGCACACTCGGCCCAATACATCACCTGCAACCACCTCCAGCCAATCGCAGGCGGCTTGGTTCGCAAATACAATGCGGCGCTGCTCATCCAGCAAATATAAGGGTTCGCTTACTTCGGCGAACAACCGGAGCAATTCGTGGCTGGAAGTGCGGCCGGACATCGAGATGAACCTACGGATTGAAACGTGGGGAGTGGCGGCGAGAACAAAACTGACGGAAAGGCCTTACAACTATTTTATCCTATGGTGACAACTGCTTGTCGCCGCCAACGGGTAGCTTAATCTGGTCAACCATCGATTCCATTTGTAGAGGCTTGGCTTCCGGGTCCGTTTCTGGTGGGATTTCCTCCCGCAGCCAGAGCGGCATGCCACAGTATCCCGCGGCTTAACTCTGCGAACTCGTCTGGCGCGACGAGGAATTGCTGGCGCGTATGACGCATACCGCCACGCTGGGCCTGGGGCAGACCTGGCGCGGCGGTTTTTCTTTGTGCGACAGATCTTTATGCAAAGTCACGTTGCCGGAATGGGAATTTCAAGGCGAAAGGTTTTCGGCGACCGGGAAAGAGGTTGTTTGCAAGTCGTTGCGAAGGCGATCTACCGCCGTGTGAGCCATGGCCGGTTGGCCAATCGCTTGTCCAGCCCGGATGGCGCAATCGAGCACCCGGCCCGGCAGTAGGCCAATGCCGATCACCAGCACCATGCAAATACCCATGGCCGCGGCCGGACCCAAGCCGCGCTGCGCTACGGCAACTTTTTGCTCCGCGCCGCGGAAGTACATTGCGCCAATCACCCGCAAATAATAGGCCGCTCCGATCGCCGCATTCAACACCGCCACCAACGCCAGCCCAACAAACCACGGCCGCAGCCAAATGGCTCCTTGCGCGGAAAATTCGTCCAGTGTCAGCGCGCTATATAACAACGAAAACTTTCCCCAAAAGCCGGCAAATAGCGGCACGCCTGCCAGACTAAACATGAACACGACCATCGCCAGTGCCACCACTGGATGCGTGCGATTCAATCCGGCAATATCGTCCAGCGAATTCACCTGCTTCCGTTCGCGGCTCAAATAAACCAGTGCTGCAAAGGCACCCAGCGTAGCAATCATGTACACCGCCAAGTAGAACATCGCGGCCCCCAAGCCATTAAGGCCCGCGGTGTTGGAGAGAAATCCGCCTGCCGCGATGCCTGTCTTCGTGGTTCGCATCGCCAGCGCCACAGCTACCCCAATCAGCAAATATCCAGCATGGGCAATCGACGAATACGCCAGCATCCGCCGAATATTATTCTGCCAGAGCGCCAACACGTTGCCTAAACTCATGGTAAGAACCGACACGACTAGCGCCACTTTCCAACCGAGCGACTCCCAACCCGGCAGTGCGGTCAGCAGAATTCGAGCCAAAACAGCTAAACCCGCAATTTTCGGCAGCGTGGAAAGTAGCCCGGCGTTGGCGTTGCTGGTGCCTTGGTAAACGTCCGGCGCATAAAAATGAAACGGCACCACCGCCAAGCGAAAC
This portion of the Pirellulales bacterium genome encodes:
- a CDS encoding Mrp/NBP35 family ATP-binding protein encodes the protein MSVGPIDQTAVMAVLNEFKDPETGRSVVQMEQVREVQLNGETLSLTLGLTTHSAPLWQETKAALEELLRSRFPQLKAVSVKLAVHVRPPQKLGSIGLAAKSVIAVGSGKGGVGKSTIAASLALGLARSGCQVGLLDADVYGPSIPHILGLQGQPERAGENKIKAFEVAGMKVISMGFFVPAGEAVVWRGPMLHGAITQLLRDTAWGELDYLIIDMPPGTGDIALTLSQLLPLSGAVVVCTPQDVALLDAVKAIAMFRKVNIPVLGMVENMSYFICPDCGKRYDIFGHGGAKRRAEELRIPFLGEVPINIPIRVNGDEGRTIANFEDPASALHLTTIYYRLVKNWAEQHQMAPPLPSLSVL
- a CDS encoding helix-turn-helix domain-containing protein; amino-acid sequence: MSGRTSSHELLRLFAEVSEPLYLLDEQRRIVFANQAACDWLEVVAGDVLGRVCRYQSGDANPPAALVDSLCPPPEAFHGQKSTGTICRQTVAGRLEQRRADFIPLAGEGERWVGVLVIVRDGALSTDDQSSDEVQQRDGHESRRLHDSIRRFRSETARWHHAERLVGQSPAMVRVREQIKLASSGKGTVLIVGSPGIGRQHVARAIHAATAQQHPNLCDQGTGQDESVTDSKAENPLGAFVPVSCSVLPPELLWSTVAALSNRCRRALSGPVSTLLLADVDQLAPEIQPEFNRWFAEVPPNLRVISTSRELLESVSERGNLRADLAQRLSTLVIQLPPLADRREDIPLLAQMFLEDLNAQGGKQLRGFKLEAMDRLVLYDWPRQADELATITRQAFAQAEGFEITPGDLPKQLRLAAEAVRFSRQSPESIDLEKFMARVESELIDRALRQAKGNKSQAARLLGMTRPRLYRRMEQLGLDVGEEDASP
- a CDS encoding NADH-quinone oxidoreductase subunit N, with the protein product MTDSTTIYLLLPEIILIAAATLLCVVGAFRPLRAMASLMAFGAIVIAAVVLGAQDGELKLFSGTAPFASASGPLAVDLFGHTVRWAILAVGVVLVLITARPQPTQQRAEETASILLMLAGLMIAAAANELILLFVGLELVSIPTYIVLYVGRNDSRGQEAASKYFFLSILSSAVLLYGFSFLYGVAGSTRLEKIAAVVSAGVGGTADGGFNEALVPVALLLMFAGLAFRLAVVPFHFYAPDVYQGTSNANAGLLSTLPKIAGLAVLARILLTALPGWESLGWKVALVVSVLTMSLGNVLALWQNNIRRMLAYSSIAHAGYLLIGVAVALAMRTTKTGIAAGGFLSNTAGLNGLGAAMFYLAVYMIATLGAFAALVYLSRERKQVNSLDDIAGLNRTHPVVALAMVVFMFSLAGVPLFAGFWGKFSLLYSALTLDEFSAQGAIWLRPWFVGLALVAVLNAAIGAAYYLRVIGAMYFRGAEQKVAVAQRGLGPAAAMGICMVLVIGIGLLPGRVLDCAIRAGQAIGQPAMAHTAVDRLRNDLQTTSFPVAENLSP